CCCGAAATAGTACATGCTGAGTAGGAAGTAAATCGCAACCAAGATCAGACAACGCACAGCGAGTAGCTGGCTTGTTGGGCAATGAGTCCAATAGCCTTTGCCATGTTTTTGCGTGCCGCCCATTAAGCCTGCCGCCATTGCCAGTGTTTGTTGCAAAATCAAAACAAAGACGGCGGGAACGACGTAATCAATGTAGCCCATTCGAGGGTTAAACGTCGGTTTCATGTTGAGTTGTGTGGCTGCGTATTGTTTACTCGCTTGCTCAATCGGGGTGCCTTCCATCACCAAACGGCTGACTGTGGTTTTTGCCGCGAGTGTGCCTCCAGCGCTGGCTAGTCCTTCAACGATGGTACCGTAAACGAGAAAGTATGACGCGTCGCCAGCGTATGAAAGTGTTGGGCTTTTGCCGAGCAGTAGATCTTTATAGAAATGTTCAGGAATCACCAAGATGCCGCTCACCTCTTGGGCGAGAAATGCCTGCTTCGCCGCCGCGATGGTCGTATCACGCTGGACAATTTGGACTTGAGGTGTGGCATCGACCATGCGTTCCAATTGGTAACTAGTTTGGCTGTGATCTAAGTTCACGACACTAATTTTTTGCTCACGCGGCGTTTGATGACTGTAGGGTAGTGGATAAAGGAATGAGTAAAACACTACGCCACCGAACACCGTTAACATCACGACTGGGTTGGTAAACAGTGCTTTTAGCTCGGCCTTAATCAGTTCGAACAGGTTCATTGTGGCTGCTCCTGTTTAGTTTGCTCACCAGCAAGGTGTTTTTTGACGAGCAGCAGAGTGAGTATTGCCGGCAGTATATATCCCACCATCGGGATGAGTTCTTGCACTGAGATTACCCAACTCGCCCCATAGCTGACTTGACTAACTTGAAGTTCGATATAGTGGCTAATTGGCAATAAACTGCGCCAAAATTGAGCAAGTGTTCCCATATCCGTCACGGGAAAGGTAATCCCCATAAACGCAAAACTTGGCGCCGTAAAAGCACCCGCGAAACTCATTGCACGCGCAGGATCTAAGGTTAAAAAGAAAAAGAAACTACCCATGATCATACAAGCGATGACGGTAACTAACTGACCAGCTACCAACACAAGTAGACTACCGTTCATTGGCCACTTAAAACCAAGATAAAACCAGCACAGAAATGCGAAACCTTGTAGAGCAAAGATGGGTATGTATGGTGACAGTGTCACTAAGAGACTCTTTGCTGGATGGGCTCCGAACCATTTGGTCAGCCCTTGTTGTCGATGATTGGCTGCTAAGATTAATATTGTGCTGACCACTACAATAATTTGCCACAACGCCGGCACCACAGCAGAAACAAGAAACTGGGCGTAATTGCTGTTCTTATTAAATAATGGCGTAATCTGAGTTCGAATTGGCACCGCTTTACCCATGGCACTGCTCAAGGTTTGATTGCCATGCGCTAGGTTAGCGATGGTGGCTATCTGAGCATTAAACGTACCTTGCGCCTGCACAAAGGCAGAGTTAATCAGCTTACCAATCAAGATGTACTGACTGTTGTA
This is a stretch of genomic DNA from Vibrio panuliri. It encodes these proteins:
- a CDS encoding ABC transporter permease, with translation MNLFELIKAELKALFTNPVVMLTVFGGVVFYSFLYPLPYSHQTPREQKISVVNLDHSQTSYQLERMVDATPQVQIVQRDTTIAAAKQAFLAQEVSGILVIPEHFYKDLLLGKSPTLSYAGDASYFLVYGTIVEGLASAGGTLAAKTTVSRLVMEGTPIEQASKQYAATQLNMKPTFNPRMGYIDYVVPAVFVLILQQTLAMAAGLMGGTQKHGKGYWTHCPTSQLLAVRCLILVAIYFLLSMYYFGASFSMQGVNQLAQATHLLAMLLPFLLGSCAIGIWLGSILPRRELVTLVVLVSSMPLVFSAGFIWPTESIPSVIVWIANLFPSTPAIQGFLALNQMGANWQQTAPYFTQLWIQAIVWLAIAGWALKRHK
- a CDS encoding ABC transporter permease produces the protein MTLQPQAVQQWQIVRRDKWLLSSLTWLPIVLALSIWAIFSQGIARDLPIGVVDLSHSTMSRTLSRYYDATSAMAVTEQLQSTQQVEQALVSGDIYAYVVIPHNFDQDVYKGLNPQVSVFYNSQYILIGKLINSAFVQAQGTFNAQIATIANLAHGNQTLSSAMGKAVPIRTQITPLFNKNSNYAQFLVSAVVPALWQIIVVVSTILILAANHRQQGLTKWFGAHPAKSLLVTLSPYIPIFALQGFAFLCWFYLGFKWPMNGSLLVLVAGQLVTVIACMIMGSFFFFLTLDPARAMSFAGAFTAPSFAFMGITFPVTDMGTLAQFWRSLLPISHYIELQVSQVSYGASWVISVQELIPMVGYILPAILTLLLVKKHLAGEQTKQEQPQ